One genomic segment of Plasmodium vinckei vinckei genome assembly, chromosome: PVVCY_03 includes these proteins:
- a CDS encoding DNA-directed RNA polymerase III subunit RPC10, putative — protein MAFFCPNCHNIVLVHVENGVYLYCKTCNFKYKIKNKIYNKYDCTEFNKTIPLDAVDMNNKNMSKTQAICPKCTHDEAYFYSLQIRSADEPSTLFYICVNCNYHWKE, from the exons ATGGCTTTTTTTTGTCCTAATTGTCATAACATTGTTTTAGTTCATGTTGAAAATGGAGTATACCTTTACTGTAAAACATGCAATTtcaaatacaaaataaaaaataaaatatacaacaAATATGATTGCACCGAATTTAACAAAACAATTCCCTTGGATGCTGTtgatatgaataataaaaatatgtccAAAACCCAag ctATATGCCCAAAATGCACACATGATGaagcatatttttacaGTTTGCAAATACGATCAGCCGATGAGCCTAGtacacttttttatatttgcgTTAATTGCAATTATCATTGGAAGGAATAG
- a CDS encoding adenylosuccinate lyase, putative produces the protein MENLKNISPIDGRYKKSCIEISEYFSEYALIKYRIYVEIQWLIFLSEKEFFFKQLSVKAIDELQKIADINDEDVLRLKKIEEETNHDVKAAEYFIKEKINQNNGELVNIKEYVHYLCTSEDINNIAYGICIKSCLNNIIIPHIEKIMNRLKDLASEHSQVAILSRTHGQPASATTFGKEMANYFDRLKRHLSTLKNIKIYGKFNGAVGNFNAHKIANNNIDWINNIKYFIEKYFNINYSLYCTQIQDHDYICEISDALGRINSTLLDLSIDIWLYISNNLLKLKHVKNEIGSSTMPHKINPIDFENAEGNLHLANALFKAFSAKLSISRLQRDLSDSTVLRNIGSSYAYSLIAYKSILRGLAKIDINELAACQELNNNWSTLAEPVQIVLKNFNFPNAYEELKNFTRGKTVDKELMQEYIKTKSEFIPSNAMSQLLELTPNTYIGYADYLAKNVDKME, from the coding sequence ATGGAAAACCTAAAAAACATTTCCCCAATCGATGGGAGGTACAAAAAATCTTGCATAGAAATTTCCGAATACTTCTCAGAATATGCtctaataaaatataggaTATATGTAGAAATACAATggcttatttttttaagtgaaaaggaatttttttttaaacagcTAAGTGTAAAAGCAATTGATGagttacaaaaaatagcaGATATAAATGATGAAGACGTATTAAGATTGAAAAAGATTGAAGAAGAAACAAATCATGATGTTAAAGCAGccgaatattttattaaagaaaaaataaatcaaaataatggtgagcttgttaatataaaagagtatgtacattatttatgtactagtgaagatataaataatatagcatatggtatatgtataaaatcgtgtttaaataatataataatacctCATATagagaaaataatgaatcgATTAAAAGATTTAGCATCTGAACATAGTCAGGTTGCTATATTATCTAGAACCCATGGTCAACCTGCATCTGCAACAACCTTTGGAAAAGAAATGGCTAACTATTTTGATAGATTAAAAAGACATTTATccacattaaaaaatataaaaatatatggaaaatttAATGGGGCAGTTGGTAATTTTAATGCCCATAAAATagctaataataatattgattggataaataatataaaatattttatagaaaaatattttaatattaattatagtTTATATTGTACACAAATACAAGATCatgattatatatgtgaaaTTTCAGATGCATTAGGAAGAATTAATTCTACACTTTTAGATTTATCTATAGATATATggctatatatatcaaataatttattaaaattaaaacatgtcaaaaatgaaataggTAGTAGTACTATGCCTCATAAAATAAACCCAATTGATTTTGAAAATGCTGAAGGAAATTTACATCTAGCTAATGCACTTTTTAAAGCATTCAGTGCAAAACTCTCTATAAGTAGATTACAGAGAGATTTATCAGATTCAACAGTCTTACGAAATATTGGGAGTTCATATGCTTATTCTCTTATTGCTTATAAATCAATTTTAAGAGGTTTAGCAAAAATTGATATTAACGAACTAGCAGCATGTCAAGagttaaataataattggaGTACCCTAGCTGAACCCGTtcaaattgttttaaaaaattttaattttccaaATGCATatgaagaattaaaaaattttacacGTGGAAAAACTGTTGATAAAGAATTAATGCAAGAGTATATTAAAACTAAATCGGAATTCATACCATCAAATGCTATGAGCCAATTGTTAGAACTTACTCCTAACACATATATAGGATATGCTGATTATTTAGCTAAGAATGTTGATAAAATGGAATGA